A genomic region of Streptosporangium lutulentum contains the following coding sequences:
- a CDS encoding hydrogenase maturation protease produces the protein MKILVAGVGNVFLSDDGFGVAVAKHLADADLPEGVTVADFGIRGIHLAYELTSGAYDSVILVDAVSRHNPPGTLYVLKPLTSDCPASFVDAHDMTPEMVLALAGTLGGETGRVLLVGCEPADISPGMELSAPVAEAVDAAAELVLELIDQQIATTLAPASHEEEPAW, from the coding sequence ATGAAGATCCTGGTGGCGGGGGTCGGGAACGTCTTCCTGAGCGACGACGGCTTCGGCGTCGCGGTGGCCAAGCACCTGGCGGACGCCGACCTTCCCGAGGGTGTCACGGTCGCCGACTTCGGCATCCGCGGCATCCATCTCGCCTACGAGCTCACCAGCGGCGCGTACGACTCCGTGATCCTCGTGGACGCCGTGTCGCGCCACAACCCGCCCGGCACGCTGTACGTGCTCAAACCGCTGACGAGCGACTGCCCCGCGTCCTTCGTCGACGCCCACGACATGACCCCCGAGATGGTGCTGGCGCTGGCCGGCACGCTCGGCGGCGAGACCGGCAGGGTCCTGCTCGTCGGGTGCGAGCCCGCCGACATCTCCCCCGGCATGGAGCTGAGCGCGCCGGTGGCGGAAGCCGTCGACGCGGCGGCGGAGCTGGTCCTCGAACTGATCGACCAGCAGATCGCGACGACGCTCGCCCCGGCGAGCCACGAGGAGGAACCAGCATGGTGA
- a CDS encoding DUF5947 family protein: protein MTATGLRRFLEPQRPDVGRCEMCAEPTGDEHGHVVNVESRALLCTCRSCYLLFTHEAGAQRRYRAVPERHLYDPAFRLTVATWDELQIPVRTAFFFRNSALDQTVALYPSPAGATECLLPLDTWERVLADNPAMADARPDVEALLVDRRPEGGFACHLVPIDACYELVGLVRLHWKGFDGGQEAWKAIEDFFAELRRRGDLVPSGGDDRG, encoded by the coding sequence GTGACGGCCACCGGCCTGCGCCGCTTCCTCGAACCGCAGAGGCCGGACGTGGGGCGGTGCGAGATGTGCGCCGAGCCGACCGGTGACGAGCACGGCCACGTGGTGAACGTCGAGAGCCGGGCGCTCCTGTGCACGTGCCGGAGCTGCTACCTGCTGTTCACCCACGAGGCCGGCGCCCAGAGGCGTTATCGCGCGGTGCCGGAGCGCCACCTGTACGACCCGGCGTTCCGGCTGACCGTGGCGACCTGGGACGAACTCCAGATTCCGGTCCGCACGGCGTTCTTCTTCCGCAACTCCGCGCTCGACCAGACGGTGGCCCTCTACCCGAGTCCCGCGGGGGCCACCGAGTGCCTGCTCCCGCTGGACACCTGGGAACGCGTCCTGGCGGACAACCCGGCGATGGCCGATGCCCGCCCGGACGTCGAGGCGCTCCTGGTGGACCGCCGCCCCGAGGGCGGCTTCGCCTGTCACCTGGTGCCGATCGACGCCTGCTACGAACTCGTCGGCCTGGTACGGCTGCACTGGAAGGGCTTCGACGGCGGTCAGGAGGCGTGGAAGGCCATCGAGGACTTCTTCGCCGAACTGCGCCGGCGCGGCGACCTCGTGCCGTCCGGGGGCGACGACCGTGGATGA
- a CDS encoding DUF6084 family protein, producing MDEIGFTCVGVRAEAYAAFPTLVFRLRIAEPSPEGVHAIGLRCQIRIEPHLRRYDPGEVELLGDLFGDPSRWGDTLKPLQFANLSIMVPAFTGTTEIDVPVPCSYDLEVAAGKYFAALDDGEIPLLMLFSGTVFARAERGFSIAQVPWHCETRHRLPVSVWRELMNRYFPDSGWLRLRRDTLRELHRFKYERALATWDEALELLLKETPG from the coding sequence GTGGATGAGATCGGATTCACCTGTGTGGGCGTGCGGGCGGAGGCCTACGCGGCCTTCCCGACGCTGGTCTTCCGGCTGCGCATCGCCGAACCCTCTCCCGAGGGGGTGCACGCCATCGGGCTGCGCTGCCAGATCCGGATCGAACCGCACCTCAGACGCTACGACCCCGGCGAGGTGGAGCTGCTCGGCGACCTGTTCGGAGATCCCTCCCGATGGGGCGACACGCTGAAACCCCTGCAGTTCGCCAACCTGTCCATCATGGTCCCGGCCTTCACCGGGACGACCGAGATCGACGTGCCGGTGCCCTGCAGCTACGACCTGGAGGTGGCCGCGGGCAAATACTTCGCCGCCCTGGACGACGGCGAGATCCCGCTGCTCATGCTCTTCAGCGGCACCGTGTTCGCCAGGGCGGAGCGCGGCTTCTCCATCGCGCAGGTGCCGTGGCACTGCGAGACCAGGCACCGGCTGCCGGTGTCCGTCTGGCGGGAGCTGATGAACCGCTACTTCCCGGATTCGGGGTGGCTGCGGCTGCGCCGCGACACGCTGCGGGAGCTGCACCGGTTCAAGTACGAACGCGCCCTGGCGACCTGGGACGAGGCCCTGGAACTACTGCTCAAGGAGACCCCGGGATGA
- a CDS encoding DUF6893 family small protein, translating to MVKRLMAAAALVGLAVLIYQSIPDIKRYIKIRKM from the coding sequence ATGGTGAAACGCCTGATGGCCGCGGCGGCCCTGGTGGGGCTGGCGGTGCTGATCTACCAGTCGATTCCCGACATCAAGCGCTACATCAAGATCAGAAAGATGTGA
- a CDS encoding NifU family protein, which yields MPQAHDIQATGGRVEALISEFGALTDPVTRAKAEELVRALVELYGAGLERVVEIVTEAEDAKVLHRLVGDPLVSGLLVLHDLHPLSTAERVREALDRVRPSLGLHEGGVELLDVDESGVVRLRLRGSCHGCSSSQATVTDAIERAVASAAPEVSRVDVEAVADDREPLLQIRHRPPGSRPTPEAVS from the coding sequence ATGCCGCAAGCCCATGACATCCAAGCCACAGGAGGTCGCGTCGAGGCGCTGATCTCCGAATTCGGCGCGCTGACCGACCCCGTGACGCGCGCCAAGGCCGAGGAGCTCGTCCGAGCCCTCGTCGAGCTGTACGGCGCGGGCCTCGAACGCGTCGTGGAGATCGTCACCGAGGCCGAGGACGCGAAGGTGCTCCACCGCCTCGTCGGCGACCCCCTCGTGTCGGGCCTGCTCGTACTGCACGACCTGCACCCGCTGAGCACGGCCGAGCGCGTCCGCGAGGCGCTCGACAGGGTGCGGCCCTCCCTCGGGCTGCACGAGGGCGGGGTGGAGCTGCTCGACGTGGACGAGTCCGGGGTCGTACGGCTACGCCTGCGGGGCTCCTGCCACGGCTGCTCCTCCTCGCAGGCCACCGTCACGGACGCCATCGAACGCGCCGTCGCCTCGGCCGCGCCGGAGGTGTCCCGGGTGGACGTCGAGGCGGTGGCCGACGACCGGGAGCCGCTGCTGCAGATCCGGCACCGCCCGCCCGGTTCGCGCCCGACGCCGGAGGCGGTCTCGTGA